A genomic stretch from Flavobacterium humidisoli includes:
- a CDS encoding phytoene desaturase family protein — protein MRKTIQIIGSGFSSLAAACYLAQQGNKVTVYEKNSTIGGRARQFKEEGFTFDMGPSWYWMPDVFERFFQDFNKKPSDYYELIKLNPAYRVYFGMDDFISIYDNLEEIKYTFETIEKGSGQKLQSFIDQAKSNYDIAIKDLVYRPGVSPLELITKETALKLNQFFKNVSTDIRKNFKNERLIQILEFPVLFLGAKPSKTPSFYNFMNYADFGLGTWHPKTGMFDVIRGIEKLALELGVTIKTNSPIDKIIVENKIAKGIVTNGEILKADVVLSGADYHHSEILLEKEHRMYSEKYWESRVFAPSSLLFFVGFNKKIENISHHALFFDVDFNQHAADIYDNPKWPNAPLFYANFPSKTDATAAPNGMESGFFLIPLAPGIEDNEALREEYFEKIITRFEELTQQKIKNNIIFKRSFCKNDFVNDYNAYKGNAYGMANTLLQTAFLRPKLKSKKVKNLYFTGQLTVPGPGVPPALISGKLAAELIQKSFRS, from the coding sequence ATGAGAAAAACTATCCAAATAATAGGCTCAGGCTTCTCTTCTTTAGCAGCCGCATGTTACCTTGCACAACAAGGAAACAAAGTTACTGTCTACGAGAAAAACAGCACCATTGGCGGGCGCGCCAGACAATTTAAAGAAGAGGGTTTTACTTTTGACATGGGACCAAGCTGGTATTGGATGCCAGATGTTTTTGAACGCTTTTTTCAAGACTTCAATAAAAAACCTTCTGATTATTATGAACTGATAAAATTAAATCCGGCCTATCGTGTTTATTTCGGAATGGATGATTTCATCAGCATTTATGATAATCTAGAAGAGATAAAATATACTTTTGAAACTATCGAAAAAGGAAGCGGTCAAAAACTGCAAAGCTTTATTGACCAAGCCAAAAGCAATTATGACATTGCAATCAAAGATTTGGTTTATCGCCCAGGAGTTTCTCCTCTTGAATTAATTACCAAAGAAACTGCATTAAAACTCAATCAGTTTTTTAAAAATGTTAGTACCGATATTCGGAAAAATTTCAAGAATGAAAGATTAATTCAGATTCTCGAATTTCCGGTTTTATTTCTTGGAGCAAAACCATCTAAAACACCTTCCTTTTATAATTTTATGAATTATGCCGATTTCGGTTTAGGAACTTGGCATCCTAAAACTGGAATGTTTGATGTTATTCGAGGAATAGAAAAATTGGCATTAGAACTTGGCGTAACCATTAAAACCAATTCGCCAATTGATAAAATAATTGTTGAAAACAAAATAGCTAAAGGAATTGTAACTAATGGTGAAATTCTTAAGGCCGATGTTGTTTTGAGCGGTGCCGATTATCATCATTCGGAAATTTTACTTGAAAAAGAACACAGAATGTATTCTGAAAAATATTGGGAAAGCAGAGTTTTTGCTCCATCTTCTCTCCTATTTTTTGTTGGTTTCAATAAAAAAATAGAAAACATTTCGCATCACGCTTTATTTTTTGATGTCGATTTCAATCAACATGCTGCAGATATTTACGATAATCCAAAATGGCCTAACGCCCCTTTATTCTACGCCAATTTTCCATCCAAAACAGATGCGACTGCGGCTCCTAACGGAATGGAATCTGGATTTTTCTTAATTCCGCTAGCGCCTGGAATTGAAGATAACGAAGCGTTACGAGAAGAATATTTCGAAAAGATAATCACTCGCTTTGAAGAACTTACGCAGCAAAAAATAAAAAATAACATTATCTTTAAGAGATCATTTTGTAAAAACGACTTTGTAAACGACTATAACGCCTACAAAGGAAATGCTTACGGAATGGCCAATACCCTCTTGCAGACCGCTTTTTTAAGACCAAAATTAAAAAGCAAAAAAGTCAAGAATTTATATTTCACAGGACAATTAACGGTTCCTGGCCCAGGTGTTCCGCCTGCTTTAATTTCAGGAAAACTCGCAGCTGAATTAATTCAAAAATCTTTTAGATCTTAA
- a CDS encoding phytoene/squalene synthase family protein — MKSLFDAVSFKCSKLVTKNYSTSFSLAVKMLSPSIRDAIYSIYGFVRFADEIVDSFHDYEKEYLIEDFEKEYYKAMQLGISLNPILNSFQQTVKEYNITDDLVQAFLKSMKMDLIKSNYQTQTEYIDYIYGSADVVGLMCLKVFVSGKDHKYEQLKNEAMRLGSAFQKVNFLRDLKDDNTILNRTYFPGVNLNNFNEDSKNEIIKEIEEDFRIAYQGIVKLPIEAKFGVYTAYVYYKKLLQKLKHTPYYEIGNSRIRVSNYTKAGLLAQSFVTYKLKLV, encoded by the coding sequence ATGAAATCACTATTCGACGCCGTTTCTTTCAAATGCAGCAAACTGGTAACCAAAAATTACAGTACTTCATTTTCGCTAGCCGTAAAAATGCTTTCACCCAGCATTCGAGATGCCATTTACAGCATTTACGGATTTGTTCGTTTTGCAGACGAAATTGTAGATTCATTTCATGATTATGAAAAAGAATATCTTATTGAAGATTTCGAAAAAGAATATTACAAAGCAATGCAATTGGGCATTAGTTTAAATCCGATTTTGAATTCATTTCAACAGACTGTAAAAGAATATAACATCACCGATGATCTAGTTCAGGCTTTTCTAAAAAGCATGAAGATGGATCTTATAAAATCAAATTACCAAACACAAACCGAATACATAGATTACATTTACGGTTCTGCCGATGTGGTCGGATTAATGTGTTTGAAAGTTTTTGTATCTGGAAAAGATCATAAATACGAACAGCTGAAAAACGAAGCCATGCGTTTAGGCTCTGCTTTTCAGAAAGTCAATTTCCTAAGAGATTTAAAAGACGATAATACGATCTTGAATCGCACTTATTTTCCAGGTGTGAATCTGAATAATTTCAACGAAGATTCGAAAAATGAAATCATAAAAGAAATCGAAGAAGATTTTAGAATTGCCTATCAAGGAATTGTAAAATTACCAATTGAAGCAAAATTTGGGGTTTACACCGCTTATGTTTATTACAAAAAACTACTTCAAAAGCTAAAACACACACCTTACTACGAGATTGGAAATTCGAGAATTCGTGTCTCTAATTATACCAAAGCGGGACTTTTGGCACAGTCATTTGTGACTTATAAATTGAAACTAGTATAG
- a CDS encoding sterol desaturase family protein, protein MISFLIFLGVFLFMECVTWLTHKYIMHGFMWYFHADHHQPKYENTFERNDIFFVIFATPSIILFYFGVQAGFNYLFFIACGITLYGVCYFLIHDVLIHQRFKWFKNTKNKYLIGLRKAHKIHHKHLNKEKGECFGMLFVPFKYYKM, encoded by the coding sequence ATGATTTCTTTTTTAATCTTTTTAGGCGTTTTTCTTTTCATGGAATGTGTTACGTGGCTCACGCATAAATACATAATGCACGGCTTTATGTGGTATTTTCATGCTGATCATCATCAGCCGAAATACGAAAACACCTTTGAGCGCAACGATATTTTCTTTGTCATTTTTGCCACTCCAAGTATTATTTTATTCTACTTTGGCGTTCAAGCCGGATTTAATTATTTGTTTTTCATTGCTTGCGGAATCACACTTTACGGCGTTTGTTATTTTCTAATTCACGATGTCTTGATTCATCAGCGTTTTAAATGGTTTAAAAACACCAAAAACAAATACCTCATCGGATTACGAAAAGCCCATAAAATACACCATAAACACCTCAACAAAGAAAAAGGAGAATGTTTCGGAATGTTGTTCGTGCCATTCAAATATTATAAAATGTAG
- a CDS encoding SRPBCC family protein, protein MKLYKIVTVQHINASVEDCWDFFSSPKNLQTITLDNMNFQIQDYDGKRMYQGQIISYTLRPLFGIKTSWVTEITACQENEYFVDIQQFGPYKLWHHKHFFEPTPDGGTKMTDIVHYALPYGILGRIMNSLVVKNKLKSIFDYRFNKINELFNSKK, encoded by the coding sequence ATGAAATTATACAAAATAGTAACCGTACAGCATATAAATGCAAGTGTAGAAGATTGTTGGGATTTTTTCTCAAGTCCGAAAAACCTACAGACCATTACTCTCGATAATATGAATTTTCAAATTCAGGATTACGACGGCAAGCGCATGTATCAAGGACAAATAATTTCATACACCTTAAGACCTCTTTTCGGAATTAAAACTTCTTGGGTTACCGAAATTACGGCTTGCCAAGAAAACGAGTATTTTGTAGACATTCAGCAATTTGGACCTTATAAACTTTGGCATCACAAACATTTCTTCGAACCAACACCAGACGGAGGAACCAAAATGACCGACATTGTCCATTACGCTCTTCCATACGGAATTCTAGGCCGAATTATGAATAGTTTAGTCGTAAAAAACAAACTCAAAAGTATTTTCGATTACAGATTCAATAAAATCAACGAATTATTTAATTCTAAAAAATAA
- a CDS encoding cryptochrome/photolyase family protein — translation MTKQQVTLFWFRRDLRLEDNTGLFHALQSDFPVVPLFIFDDDILEHLPKNDARVTFIYYSLEKINLELNKFDSSILIKKGKTNAVWKSLVEEFDIQNVFYNKDYEPFAIKRDSLISSLLKENNIQSLSFKDHVIFEEKEITKADGLPYTVYTPYKNKWLEKYNLSGSAPEYDSTPYQSNFSKNKFKFPDLAEIGFERSSIQVLPHNLTKIAHYKETRDFPALDSTSYLSPHLRFGTVSIRKLVNWANRKNQTFLSELIWREFFIQILFSFPNCVNHNFKSNYDGIQWRNNEEDFKRWCSGTTGYPMVDAGMRQLNETGYMHNRVRMVVASFLCKHLLINWQWGEAYFAEKLLDFELASNVGNWQWAAGTGCDAAPYFRVFNPEIQQKKFDEKGEYIIKWIPEFAFGYAEPMVDHAFARDRAIATYKAGILK, via the coding sequence ATGACAAAACAACAAGTTACTTTATTCTGGTTTAGACGTGATTTGCGTTTAGAAGACAATACAGGATTATTTCATGCTTTACAATCAGATTTTCCTGTCGTGCCTCTTTTTATTTTCGATGATGATATTTTAGAACATCTTCCAAAAAACGATGCGAGAGTAACTTTTATTTATTATTCATTAGAAAAAATAAACTTAGAATTAAACAAATTTGATTCTTCCATTTTAATCAAAAAAGGAAAAACAAATGCCGTTTGGAAATCGCTTGTTGAAGAATTTGATATTCAAAATGTTTTCTATAATAAAGATTATGAACCATTCGCCATTAAACGCGACAGTTTAATTTCATCTTTATTAAAAGAAAACAATATTCAATCATTGTCTTTTAAAGATCATGTAATCTTTGAAGAAAAAGAAATAACCAAAGCAGACGGACTTCCTTATACCGTTTACACACCTTACAAAAACAAATGGCTGGAGAAATATAATCTTTCTGGATCGGCTCCCGAATATGATTCTACTCCATATCAATCCAACTTTTCGAAAAACAAATTCAAATTTCCAGATTTAGCTGAAATAGGTTTTGAAAGAAGCTCTATACAAGTTCTTCCGCACAACTTAACAAAAATTGCCCATTATAAAGAAACCAGAGATTTTCCAGCTCTGGACAGTACTTCTTATCTTTCGCCGCATTTACGCTTTGGAACAGTAAGCATCCGAAAATTAGTAAATTGGGCTAACCGAAAAAATCAAACTTTTTTGAGCGAGCTAATTTGGAGAGAATTCTTTATTCAGATTCTATTTAGTTTTCCTAATTGCGTTAATCATAATTTCAAGTCCAATTATGACGGAATTCAGTGGCGAAATAACGAAGAGGATTTTAAACGTTGGTGTTCTGGAACAACAGGATATCCTATGGTCGATGCTGGAATGCGACAATTGAACGAAACAGGTTATATGCACAATCGCGTGCGTATGGTTGTAGCTAGTTTTCTTTGCAAACATTTATTGATCAATTGGCAGTGGGGCGAAGCGTATTTCGCAGAAAAACTTTTAGATTTTGAATTGGCCTCAAACGTAGGAAACTGGCAATGGGCAGCAGGAACAGGCTGTGACGCTGCTCCTTATTTCAGAGTTTTTAATCCCGAAATCCAACAAAAGAAATTTGACGAAAAAGGAGAATATATTATAAAATGGATTCCCGAGTTTGCTTTTGGTTACGCAGAACCTATGGTTGATCATGCTTTTGCGAGAGATCGTGCGATTGCAACTTACAAGGCGGGAATTTTGAAATAA
- a CDS encoding ABC1 kinase family protein, translating into MKTIDYIPTSKIERAGKLVQTGAKIGVNYVKHYAEKMVNPDLTRDKLNENNAEDIYDGLKSLKGSALKVAQMLSMDKNFLPQAYVEKFSLSQFSVPPLSAPLVLKTFKSNFGKTPYEIFDEFNPNSVNAASIGQVHLAKKNDKKLAVKIQYPGVANSISSDLALVKPIAIRMFNLQGKDSDKYFKEVEDKLIEETNYLLELKQSKEVVDACSKIENITFPNYYPEFSSEKIITMDWMTGIHLSEFTAINKDQEAGDKLGQALWDFYMYQIHVLRKVHADPHPGNFLVDDQNQLIALDFGCMKQIPNDFYTPYFELINKNVITDEKLFNEKLFELEILRKDDTPAEVEYFTEMFHDLLSLFTKPFQNETFDFADEKFFNTIAELGKRFSEDTNLKKMNGNRGSKHFIYMNRTFFGLYNLMFDLKAKIVVDNYLKY; encoded by the coding sequence ATGAAAACAATTGATTATATCCCAACTTCTAAAATTGAACGAGCGGGAAAATTGGTTCAGACTGGTGCTAAAATTGGTGTAAACTATGTAAAGCATTATGCTGAAAAAATGGTAAACCCAGATTTAACCCGTGATAAGCTAAATGAGAATAACGCAGAAGATATTTATGATGGACTAAAAAGCTTAAAAGGAAGCGCCTTAAAGGTGGCTCAGATGCTGAGTATGGATAAGAACTTTCTGCCTCAAGCTTATGTAGAGAAATTTTCTTTATCACAGTTTTCTGTTCCGCCACTTTCAGCTCCTTTGGTTTTAAAAACTTTCAAAAGCAATTTTGGAAAAACACCTTACGAAATTTTCGATGAGTTCAATCCGAATTCTGTAAACGCGGCAAGTATTGGTCAGGTACATTTGGCAAAGAAAAACGATAAAAAACTGGCGGTTAAAATTCAATATCCTGGAGTTGCCAATAGCATTTCTTCAGATTTAGCTTTGGTAAAACCCATTGCGATTAGAATGTTTAATCTTCAAGGAAAAGATTCTGATAAATATTTTAAAGAAGTTGAAGATAAGCTGATTGAAGAAACAAACTATTTGTTAGAATTAAAACAAAGTAAGGAAGTTGTTGATGCTTGCAGTAAAATTGAAAATATCACTTTTCCGAACTACTATCCAGAATTTTCATCAGAGAAAATTATTACTATGGATTGGATGACGGGAATTCATCTTTCTGAATTTACAGCCATAAATAAGGATCAAGAAGCAGGAGATAAGTTAGGACAAGCGCTTTGGGATTTTTACATGTATCAAATTCATGTTTTACGGAAAGTGCATGCAGATCCGCATCCGGGAAATTTTTTGGTTGATGATCAGAATCAGTTAATTGCTTTGGATTTTGGCTGTATGAAACAAATTCCAAACGATTTTTACACTCCGTATTTTGAATTGATCAATAAAAATGTAATTACAGATGAAAAGCTTTTCAATGAGAAATTATTCGAATTAGAAATTCTGCGCAAAGATGACACGCCTGCAGAAGTGGAATATTTCACCGAAATGTTTCATGATTTATTGTCTCTTTTTACAAAACCTTTTCAAAACGAAACTTTCGATTTTGCCGATGAAAAATTCTTTAACACCATTGCTGAATTAGGAAAACGTTTCTCAGAAGATACAAACCTGAAAAAAATGAACGGAAATCGTGGTTCTAAGCACTTTATTTACATGAACCGTACTTTCTTTGGTTTATATAATTTAATGTTCGATTTGAAAGCTAAAATTGTTGTTGACAATTATTTGAAATATTAA
- a CDS encoding TetR family transcriptional regulator C-terminal domain-containing protein has protein sequence MATKKKVITKDDIVSKYMEEVLEKGQKPKSVYHFAKENDFTEAEFYAFFGTLEGLEKEIFRLFFENTITLLHKNEEYQGYDMKNKMLSFYFTFFEILTANRSYVLQSLKIDRNPLKNLVQLTTLRNSFKEYVAAILTDDYRLEQERFQKFQEKAIQESSWLQLMMTIKFWMEDESPAFEKTDIFIEKSVNASFELMNVAPMNHLIDFGKFLFKEKVHSR, from the coding sequence ATGGCGACTAAAAAAAAGGTAATTACCAAAGATGATATCGTTTCAAAATATATGGAAGAGGTTTTAGAAAAAGGCCAAAAACCAAAATCGGTTTATCATTTTGCCAAAGAAAATGATTTTACTGAAGCTGAGTTTTATGCTTTCTTCGGAACATTGGAAGGTTTAGAAAAAGAAATATTTCGACTGTTTTTTGAAAACACGATTACTCTTCTTCACAAGAATGAAGAATATCAGGGATACGATATGAAGAATAAAATGCTGAGTTTTTATTTTACTTTCTTCGAAATCCTGACAGCCAACAGAAGTTATGTTTTGCAATCACTTAAAATAGATAGAAACCCACTCAAAAATTTAGTTCAGTTAACAACACTTCGAAATAGTTTCAAAGAGTATGTTGCTGCAATTTTGACAGATGATTACAGATTAGAGCAAGAAAGATTCCAAAAATTTCAAGAAAAAGCTATTCAAGAATCTTCTTGGTTGCAATTAATGATGACCATTAAATTTTGGATGGAAGATGAATCTCCTGCTTTTGAGAAAACGGATATTTTTATTGAAAAGTCTGTTAACGCTTCATTTGAGTTAATGAATGTTGCGCCAATGAATCATCTGATTGATTTTGGAAAATTTTTGTTTAAAGAAAAAGTACACAGCAGATAA
- a CDS encoding TIGR01777 family oxidoreductase encodes MAQNVLLTGGTGFVGKYLTDVLIEAGFSVSILSRSNRENTPRVTYYKWDIKKNYIDKNAVLNADYIIHLAGEGIVEKRWTKRRKKAIIESRVRPVEMIYSILEMNNKKLEAFISASGIGIYGALTSHKICTENTPPADDFLGITCQKWENAADKIGSLNIRTVKIRTGIVFGKNEGFLKKMIPTFKSGFGAVLGSGKQYLPWIHIEDLCQIYLKSIEDTKLEGAYNACVTDNTTNSRFSKTMAKLYDYSIWIPKVPAFVLKILLGQMSEAILTGQRVSSEKIQQTGFDFQFTDLEKTLINCIK; translated from the coding sequence ATGGCTCAAAATGTTCTATTAACAGGCGGAACTGGTTTCGTCGGTAAATATTTGACAGATGTTCTGATCGAAGCAGGTTTTTCTGTATCCATTTTGAGTCGTTCTAATAGAGAAAACACTCCAAGAGTGACCTATTATAAATGGGACATTAAAAAAAACTACATTGATAAAAATGCGGTTCTAAATGCCGATTATATTATTCATCTTGCTGGTGAAGGAATTGTAGAAAAAAGGTGGACTAAAAGACGTAAAAAAGCCATTATAGAAAGTCGCGTAAGACCTGTTGAAATGATCTATTCTATTTTGGAGATGAACAATAAAAAACTGGAAGCATTTATTTCTGCTTCAGGCATCGGAATTTATGGCGCCCTTACTAGTCATAAAATCTGTACTGAAAACACCCCTCCAGCCGATGATTTCCTTGGCATTACTTGTCAGAAATGGGAAAATGCCGCCGATAAAATTGGTTCTTTAAATATTCGAACAGTCAAAATTAGAACTGGAATTGTGTTTGGTAAAAACGAAGGTTTCTTAAAAAAAATGATTCCCACATTTAAATCTGGCTTTGGTGCTGTTTTGGGTTCTGGCAAGCAATATCTTCCTTGGATTCATATTGAAGATTTGTGCCAGATTTATTTAAAAAGCATTGAAGACACCAAACTCGAAGGTGCCTACAATGCATGTGTAACCGACAATACCACAAACTCCCGATTTTCTAAAACTATGGCTAAACTCTACGATTATAGTATATGGATTCCTAAAGTTCCGGCATTTGTATTAAAAATTCTACTGGGACAAATGAGTGAGGCCATCTTAACAGGACAGCGCGTTTCTTCAGAAAAAATCCAGCAAACAGGTTTCGATTTTCAATTTACAGATTTAGAAAAGACGCTTATTAATTGTATAAAGTAA
- a CDS encoding YceI family protein produces MKTTTLLFLFFTAFSVIAQDKFFTNTGTINFEASVPLFEEVRAVNRQVAILLEPKTSTFICTVIIKDFRFKLDLMQEHFNENYMQSNRYPKAVFKGKIEKFDLKDINEVEKEYQIKGKLNLRGKSKEIIVNALIKRVPEGIQIISDFPIAVSDFNINIPTPIASKIAKTANTELTGIIRSDETMLTLK; encoded by the coding sequence ATGAAAACAACTACTTTATTATTTTTATTTTTTACGGCCTTTTCAGTCATTGCCCAAGACAAATTTTTTACTAATACAGGGACAATAAACTTTGAGGCGTCTGTTCCTTTGTTTGAAGAAGTGAGAGCTGTAAATAGACAAGTTGCTATACTTTTAGAACCTAAAACAAGTACTTTTATTTGTACTGTTATCATCAAAGATTTTCGTTTCAAATTGGATTTAATGCAAGAGCATTTCAATGAGAATTATATGCAAAGCAATCGTTATCCTAAAGCGGTGTTTAAAGGCAAGATTGAAAAATTTGATTTGAAAGATATTAATGAAGTTGAAAAAGAATATCAGATAAAAGGGAAACTTAATCTACGCGGAAAATCGAAGGAGATTATTGTAAATGCTTTGATTAAAAGAGTTCCAGAGGGAATTCAGATAATTTCAGATTTTCCAATCGCAGTATCCGATTTTAATATTAATATTCCAACTCCTATAGCATCGAAAATTGCAAAAACAGCCAATACAGAACTTACCGGTATTATTCGTAGCGATGAGACAATGCTGACTTTGAAATAA
- a CDS encoding VOC family protein, with protein MIKFGYTILYVENIEESIAFYENAFGFSRKFVTPDGDYGELITGETTLSFASKKLASKNLPDGFIESSLEDKPFAIEIGFIVENVPEVLQKATSFGAVMVSEPVEKPWGQVVAYVRDLNGFLIEICTEVQG; from the coding sequence ATGATCAAGTTCGGATATACAATTTTATACGTTGAAAATATCGAAGAATCTATTGCATTTTATGAAAACGCATTTGGTTTTTCGAGAAAATTTGTCACACCAGATGGTGATTATGGCGAATTAATTACGGGAGAAACAACACTTTCATTTGCTTCAAAAAAATTAGCTTCAAAAAATTTGCCTGATGGCTTTATCGAAAGCAGTTTAGAAGACAAACCTTTTGCGATAGAAATTGGTTTTATAGTAGAGAACGTGCCTGAAGTTTTACAGAAAGCAACTTCTTTTGGAGCGGTTATGGTCTCAGAACCAGTAGAAAAACCATGGGGACAAGTTGTGGCTTATGTTAGAGATTTAAATGGATTTTTAATTGAGATTTGTACAGAAGTACAAGGTTAA
- a CDS encoding acyl-CoA thioesterase: MSTDFKPVSSSKVSISELMLPSHTNFSGKIHGGYILQLLDQIAFASASKFSGNYCVTASVDTVNFLKPIEVGELVTMKASVNYVGRSSMVVGIRVEAENIQTGVIKHCNSSYFTMVAKDKEGKSVQVPGLILSNLQEVRRFRKAIKHIEVRKEVEEHEKLANINSIEDLASLEKYNVLLEIS; this comes from the coding sequence ATGAGTACAGATTTTAAGCCCGTTTCATCATCAAAAGTTAGTATATCAGAATTAATGTTGCCTTCGCATACTAATTTTAGTGGGAAAATTCACGGAGGATATATTTTACAGTTATTAGATCAAATTGCCTTTGCGTCAGCATCAAAATTTAGTGGAAATTATTGTGTAACCGCTTCTGTTGATACGGTAAACTTTCTTAAACCAATTGAAGTTGGAGAATTAGTTACCATGAAAGCTTCTGTAAATTATGTCGGAAGAAGTTCTATGGTCGTAGGAATTCGTGTAGAAGCAGAAAATATTCAGACAGGAGTTATTAAACATTGCAACTCGTCTTATTTTACAATGGTTGCTAAAGATAAAGAAGGAAAAAGCGTTCAGGTTCCTGGATTGATTCTATCTAATTTGCAAGAAGTACGTCGTTTTAGAAAAGCAATAAAACATATTGAAGTTCGAAAAGAAGTTGAGGAACACGAAAAATTAGCCAATATAAATTCTATCGAAGATCTAGCAAGCCTAGAAAAATATAATGTTCTTTTAGAAATTAGCTAA
- the rmuC gene encoding DNA recombination protein RmuC — translation MTDYIPFLLGFVVALFIGIYVGRMLSASKFQSEKAISEERLNAINGQLQMQKEQFENEKNNLQKQLQLSITEKENIRTEKDSLAIQLSKKEVDFENLWERHKEQKSEINELQEKFTKEFENLANKILEEKSAKFTEQNTVNMKNILTPLQDKILVFEQKVEQTHKESIDYHAALRQQIIGLSEMNAQMSKETLNLTKALKGDSKMQGNWGELVLERVLEKSGLEKGREYEVQQSFTNSEGNRVLPDVVINLPDGKKMIVDSKVSLAAYEKWVNEESELLKIEFLKEHVISIKRHVEQLGSKNYHDLYQMESPDFVLLFIPMEPAFAIALNEDPSLYTKAFDRNIVIVTPSTLLATLRTIDSMWTNQKQQENALEIARQAGALYDKFEGFVSDLVRIGNKIKDTKTEYESAMNKLVDGKGNLISSVERLKKMGAKAKKALPENIIARAINSDENELLN, via the coding sequence ATGACCGATTATATACCGTTTTTATTAGGATTTGTTGTTGCGCTTTTTATAGGCATATACGTAGGCAGGATGCTATCTGCATCAAAATTTCAGTCAGAAAAAGCTATTTCTGAGGAAAGATTAAATGCCATAAACGGTCAATTGCAAATGCAGAAAGAGCAGTTTGAAAACGAAAAAAATAATTTGCAGAAACAATTGCAGCTGAGTATTACTGAGAAAGAAAACATTCGAACAGAAAAAGATAGTTTGGCCATTCAGCTTTCTAAAAAAGAAGTAGATTTTGAAAATTTATGGGAACGCCATAAAGAGCAAAAAAGTGAAATCAACGAACTTCAAGAAAAATTTACCAAAGAATTTGAAAACCTTGCCAACAAAATTCTAGAAGAAAAATCGGCTAAGTTTACCGAGCAAAATACCGTGAACATGAAAAATATCCTGACGCCTTTGCAGGATAAGATTCTAGTTTTTGAGCAAAAGGTAGAACAAACCCATAAAGAAAGTATTGATTATCATGCGGCACTTCGTCAACAGATTATTGGCTTAAGTGAAATGAACGCACAAATGAGCAAAGAAACCCTAAATCTTACTAAAGCATTAAAAGGCGACAGTAAAATGCAAGGAAATTGGGGCGAATTGGTTCTAGAACGTGTTCTGGAAAAATCGGGATTAGAAAAAGGAAGAGAATACGAAGTACAGCAAAGTTTTACTAACAGCGAAGGAAACCGTGTTCTGCCAGATGTGGTAATTAACCTGCCAGACGGTAAAAAAATGATTGTCGATTCTAAAGTATCGCTTGCTGCTTATGAAAAATGGGTAAACGAAGAATCGGAACTTTTAAAAATAGAATTCCTTAAAGAACATGTGATTTCCATAAAAAGACACGTTGAGCAGCTTGGAAGTAAAAATTATCATGATTTATACCAAATGGAAAGCCCAGATTTTGTACTGCTTTTTATTCCGATGGAACCGGCTTTTGCGATTGCTTTAAACGAAGATCCTTCTTTGTACACAAAAGCATTTGACAGAAATATTGTCATTGTAACGCCAAGTACGCTTTTAGCCACTTTAAGAACGATTGACAGTATGTGGACCAATCAAAAACAGCAGGAAAATGCTTTAGAAATTGCTAGACAAGCCGGAGCTCTGTATGATAAGTTTGAAGGTTTTGTATCTGATTTAGTCCGAATTGGAAATAAAATTAAAGATACCAAAACAGAATATGAAAGTGCCATGAATAAATTGGTTGACGGAAAAGGGAACTTAATTTCGAGCGTAGAAAGATTAAAAAAAATGGGAGCAAAGGCAAAAAAAGCACTTCCAGAAAATATTATTGCAAGAGCGATCAACTCTGACGAAAATGAATTATTGAATTAG